A section of the Candidatus Binatia bacterium genome encodes:
- a CDS encoding class I SAM-dependent methyltransferase translates to MNTAIRNELVRCPKCNQGFLVFPAARAEVVCCGTCSAAYPVDQGVIDLMPGVAVRRSLVQRVMESESVVRIYESHWWRRSVLAAESMGISFEQEQALVFRVASVKRADTVLDLACGSGIYTRPLAQRAQAGTVAGLDLSLPMLRYASQRAHEERLSNIVLIRGKALRLPFPSERFDLVNCGGALHLFPNAARALREVHRVLKPGGLFIVSAARRYSGPLSALTDGSVAFLGVHLFSASELKARCERVGLGEIQFHHAKRFWLVMSARKIADVRKRRPREPASQHFPQ, encoded by the coding sequence GTGAACACCGCGATCCGGAACGAGCTGGTGCGCTGTCCAAAATGCAACCAGGGCTTTCTCGTTTTCCCGGCGGCGCGGGCCGAAGTGGTGTGCTGTGGCACCTGCTCGGCGGCGTACCCGGTTGACCAGGGCGTGATCGATCTCATGCCCGGCGTCGCCGTGAGGCGCAGCCTCGTACAGCGCGTCATGGAATCGGAATCCGTCGTCCGCATTTACGAGAGCCACTGGTGGCGGCGCAGCGTGCTAGCGGCGGAGTCCATGGGGATCTCTTTCGAGCAAGAACAAGCGCTCGTCTTCCGTGTCGCCAGCGTGAAGCGTGCGGACACGGTGCTCGATCTGGCCTGCGGTTCAGGAATCTATACGCGCCCGCTGGCCCAGCGAGCGCAGGCGGGCACCGTGGCGGGGTTGGACCTCTCTCTGCCCATGCTGCGCTACGCCAGCCAGCGTGCCCACGAGGAGCGGCTGAGCAATATCGTTCTGATTCGCGGCAAGGCGCTGCGCTTGCCGTTCCCGTCAGAGCGCTTCGACCTGGTCAACTGCGGTGGGGCACTGCATCTCTTCCCCAATGCGGCGCGGGCTCTGCGCGAGGTGCATCGCGTGCTGAAACCGGGCGGTCTCTTCATTGTCAGCGCCGCTCGCCGGTACAGTGGACCACTGTCCGCACTGACCGACGGCTCCGTCGCCTTCCTGGGCGTCCACCTGTTTTCTGCCAGCGAATTGAAGGCCCGGTGTGAGAGGGTTGGCCTTGGCGAGATCCAATTCCATCACGCCAAGCGATTCTGGCTGGTGATGAGCGCGCGAAAGATCGCGGACGTTCGTAAGCGGCGACCGAGAGAACCTGCCTCCCAGCACTTTCCTCAATAA
- a CDS encoding glycine/sarcosine/betaine reductase selenoprotein B family protein has product MGSIDEFSLSVRLFLKAYRWRRIDPVPWTPLAQPLSQCRLAVVSSAGFVAPGQPAFDSSVRGGDVSFRDIPSEIDVQTLVDTHRSESFDHTGLREDPNLAFPIDRVRELAERGRIGSVNHRHLSFMGSITAPGRLVRDTAPEVARRLVADGVDVALLVPV; this is encoded by the coding sequence ATGGGATCAATTGACGAGTTCTCGTTGTCCGTTCGGCTGTTTTTGAAAGCCTACCGGTGGCGCCGGATTGATCCGGTGCCGTGGACGCCGCTGGCCCAGCCGCTCTCACAATGCCGGCTGGCCGTGGTGTCCAGCGCCGGATTCGTGGCGCCCGGGCAGCCCGCCTTCGATAGCTCGGTGCGTGGGGGCGATGTGTCGTTTCGCGATATTCCGTCCGAGATCGATGTGCAGACTTTGGTCGACACGCACCGCAGTGAATCCTTTGACCACACGGGATTGCGTGAGGACCCGAATCTGGCGTTCCCGATCGACCGGGTTCGTGAGCTGGCCGAGCGGGGACGGATCGGTTCGGTCAATCATCGGCACTTGTCCTTCATGGGCTCGATCACCGCGCCGGGGCGTCTGGTGCGCGACACCGCGCCCGAGGTTGCCCGCCGGCTGGTAGCCGACGGCGTCGACGTCGCCCTGCTGGTTCCGGTTTGA